A genomic stretch from Camelus ferus isolate YT-003-E chromosome 29, BCGSAC_Cfer_1.0, whole genome shotgun sequence includes:
- the LOC102505504 gene encoding fatty acid-binding protein, adipocyte: MCDAFVGTWKLVSSENFDDYMKEVGVGFATRKVAGMAKPNVTISVNGDVINIKSESTFKNTEISFQLGQEFDEVTADDRKVKSIVTLEGGALVQVQKWDGKSTTIKRKLVDDKLVVECIMKDVISTRVYEKA, from the exons ATGTGCGATGCGTTTGTGGGCACCTGGAAACTTGTCTCCAGTGAAAACTTTGATGATTACATGAAAGAAGTGG GAGTGGGCTTTGCCACCAGGAAAGTGGCCGGCATGGCCAAACCCAACGTGACCATCAGTGTGAATGGGGACGTGATCAACATTAAATCTGAAAGTACCTTTAAAAATACCGAGATTTCCTTCCAACTGGGCCAGGAATTTGATGAAGTCACGGCAGATGACAGGAAAGTCAAG AGCATCGTAACTTTAGAAGGAGGTGCCCTGGTCCAAGTGCAGAAGTGGGACGGAAAATCAACCACCATAAAGAGAAAACTAGTGGATGACAAACTGGTGGTG GAATGTATCATGAAAGATGTGATTTCCACCAGAGTTTATGAGAAAGCATAA